The genome window CGGGGTGAGCAGGCCGCGCTCGGTGTCGACCGCGATCGAGATGTTCTCGTGGTCCGGGTAGACGATGCTGTCGCCGTCCACCGTCGCGTTGATGACCGGGTAGGCCTTCAGCGCCTCGGCGGCCGCCAGGGCGAAGAACGGCAGGAAGGAGAGCTTGGTGCCGGTCTTGGCGAGGAAGTCGCCCTTCACCCGGTCGCGCAGCGCGGCGACCTTCGTGACGTCGACCTCGACCACCGTGGTGAGCTGCGCGGTCGACTGCATCGAGACGACGGCGCGCTCGGCGACGACCTTGCGCAGACGGGACATCTGCTGCGTGGTGCCGCGCAGCGGGGAGACCTCGACCACGGGAGCGGCGGCGGCAGGAGCGGCTTCCGCAGCGGCCGGAGCGGCGGCGGAGAGGATGTCCTCCTTGCGGATGCGTCCGCCGACGCCGGTGCCGGTCACGGTCGCGAGGTCGACGCCGTGCTCGTTGGCGAGCTTGCGGACGATCGGGGTCACGTACCCGGAGGTGCCGGCGTGCGCACCCGACGTGGCGGGAGCCTCAGCGGCCGGTGCCGGAGCGGCAGCGGGAGCCGGAGCAGCGGCCGGAGCCGGCGCAGCAGCGGGTGCCGGAGCAGCAGCCGGAGCCGGCGCAGGAGCCGGAGCCTCCTGAGCGGGCGCGGCCGGGGCCGCAGCGGGCGCGGGAGCAGCGGCCGGAGCCTCCTGAACCGGAGCCTCCTGAACCGGAGCGGCCGGAGCAGCCGCCGGGGCCTCCTGCACGGGCGTAGCCGGAGCAGCCTCAGCCGGAGCCGGAGCCGCAGCCGGAGCCGGAGCCGGAGCCTCAGCCGGAGCGGCCTCCGCCGCCGGAGCAGCGGCCTCCGGCGCGGCGGCCGGAGCCTCGCCCGCACCGGAGCCGTCGCCGATCGTCACGAGCGCAGTGCCCACCTCGACCGTCTCGTCCTCCTGCACCAGGATCGCCTCGATGACGCCCGCGACGGGCGAGGGGATCTCGGTGTCGACCTTGTCGGTCGAGACTTCGAGCAAGGGCTCGTCGACCTCGACACGGTCGCCAACGTTCTTCAGCCAGCGGGTGACCGTGCCTTCCGTGACACTCTCGCCGAGTGCCGGGAGGCTGACGGATTCGCTCATGAGCTTCTCTCCTTCAAAACCTGATCGTTGTGTAGCTTATTGCAGCCGCTCGCGCGGCGGCGGCGTTAGAGGGTGTGCAGCGGCTTGCCTGCGAGGTACAGGAAGGCCTCGCCCAGCGACTCGTTCTGCGTCGGGTGCGCGTGGATGAACGGGGCGATGTCCTCCGGGTACGCCTCCCAGTTCACGGCCAGCTGCGCCTCGCCGATCAGCTCGCCCACGCGGGCGCCGATCATGTGGACGCCGACGACGGGGCCGTCGTTGACGCGGACGACCTTGACGGTGCCGCTCGTGCCGATGATCTCGCTCTTGCCGTTGCCGGCCAGGCTGTAGTCGTAGCTCGTGATCGCGTCCGCGCCGTACTGCTCGGCCGCCTTGGCCTCGGTGAGGCCGATGGAGGCGACCTCGGGGTCGCAGTAGGTGACCTTGGGGATGTTGACGTCGGGGACGACGATGGGGTTGAGGCCCGCGATCTCCTCCGCGACGAAGATGCCCTGCTGGAAGCCGCGGTGCGCGAGCTGCAGGCCGGGGACGATGTCGCCGACGGCGTAGACGCCGGGGATGTTGGTGTGGAGGCGCTCGTCGGTGATGACGAAGCCGCGGTCGAGCGTGATGCCGACCTCGTCGTAGCCCATGCCCGCGGTGAGCGGGCCGCGGCCGACGGCGACGAGGAGGAGCTCGGCCTCGACGGTGCTGCCGTCCTCCAGCGAGACGACGACGCCGTTCTCGTTCTGGGTGACGCCGGAGAACCGGACGCCGAGGCGGTAGTCGATGCCGCGGCGGCGGAAGGCGCGCTCCAGGCCCTTGCTGAGGGTCTCGTCCTCGTTGGGGACGAGGTGGGGGAGGGCCTCGATGATGGTGACATCGGCGCCGAAGGACTTCCAGACGCTGGCGAACTCGACGCCGATGACGCCGCCGCCGAGGACCGCGACCTTCTTGGGGACGAAGTCGAGTTCGAGGGCCTGCTCGCTGGTGATCACG of Leifsonia shinshuensis contains these proteins:
- the lpdA gene encoding dihydrolipoyl dehydrogenase, with protein sequence MSEQNFDIVVLGGGSGGYAAALRAAELGFTVGMIEKDKVGGTCLHRGCIPTKALLHAAEVADYSRESAKYGIVTELQGVDINGVTEYRQSIVAKKYKGLQGLVKARGITVIEGEGKLTSPTTVQVGDDTITGKNVILATGSYSRSLPGLEIGGRVITSEQALELDFVPKKVAVLGGGVIGVEFASVWKSFGADVTIIEALPHLVPNEDETLSKGLERAFRRRGIDYRLGVRFSGVTQNENGVVVSLEDGSTVEAELLLVAVGRGPLTAGMGYDEVGITLDRGFVITDERLHTNIPGVYAVGDIVPGLQLAHRGFQQGIFVAEEIAGLNPIVVPDVNIPKVTYCDPEVASIGLTEAKAAEQYGADAITSYDYSLAGNGKSEIIGTSGTVKVVRVNDGPVVGVHMIGARVGELIGEAQLAVNWEAYPEDIAPFIHAHPTQNESLGEAFLYLAGKPLHTL
- the sucB gene encoding 2-oxoglutarate dehydrogenase, E2 component, dihydrolipoamide succinyltransferase, which gives rise to MSESVSLPALGESVTEGTVTRWLKNVGDRVEVDEPLLEVSTDKVDTEIPSPVAGVIEAILVQEDETVEVGTALVTIGDGSGAGEAPAAAPEAAAPAAEAAPAEAPAPAPAAAPAPAEAAPATPVQEAPAAAPAAPVQEAPVQEAPAAAPAPAAAPAAPAQEAPAPAPAPAAAPAPAAAPAPAAAPAPAAAPAPAAEAPATSGAHAGTSGYVTPIVRKLANEHGVDLATVTGTGVGGRIRKEDILSAAAPAAAEAAPAAAAPVVEVSPLRGTTQQMSRLRKVVAERAVVSMQSTAQLTTVVEVDVTKVAALRDRVKGDFLAKTGTKLSFLPFFALAAAEALKAYPVINATVDGDSIVYPDHENISIAVDTERGLLTPVIRNASDLDIAGLAREIADLAERTRDNRLKPDELAGGTFTLTNTGSRGALFDTPVVFLPQVAILGTGIVTKKPVVITADGSDSIAIRSTVYLALSYDHRIVDGADAARFLVAVKNRLEGGAFEGSLGI